In Papaver somniferum cultivar HN1 chromosome 1, ASM357369v1, whole genome shotgun sequence, a genomic segment contains:
- the LOC113295633 gene encoding conserved oligomeric Golgi complex subunit 5-like, whose translation MASPVIQQRPSVPSSAPLHRLSTFKDRSSQSPLSSTTPNISSSSATFSSSTPFTSNSTTTTVTSSPLDSFSTDPVFSVFLSQDFDSARFSSQALSSGSAAARAEKLEEGIRLLEKQLRSEVLSRHHDLLSQLSSLKDAESALSVVRSGISTLQSSVRRIRQEIADPHRQIKVKTIQLSNIHQTAEFLQFTVRVLRLSKKLRDLMANSSSEPEKLDLSKAAQFHHEIHSLCEENSLSGITVIDEELVWLSEIGNKVRSEGMKVLERGMEGLNQAEVGSGLQVFYNLGELRTTTDSLINKYKNQGVKSISAVLDMKAISASGGNFGPGGIQRSGTPQIGGGGKAKEALWKRMSTCMDQIHSIVVAVWHLQRVLSKKRDPFTHVLLLDEVMQEGDPILTDRVWEALVKSFANQMKSAFTGSSFVKEIFTAGYPKLYTMLENLLERISRDTDVKGVLPAISSEGKDQMVSAIDLFQTNFLALCLSRLSDQVNSIFPVSNRGSVPSKDQISKIALRIQEEIEAVKLDGRLTLLVLREIGKVLRLLAQRAEYQISTGPEARQVTGPATSAQLRNFTICQHLQEIHTRISSTMLTLPSIASEVSSDSLGAIYGVACDSVTSLFQAMLDRLEACILQIHDQNFGVHGMDAVMDNSASPYMEELQRNVLHFRSEFLVRLLSASSSTNSLSSNTETICTRLVRTMASRVLIFFIRHAALVRPLSESGKLRMARDMAELELAVGQNLFPVEQLGVPYRALRAFRPVIFLETSQLGASPLLQDLPPSVVLHHLYSRGPDELQSPLQRNKLTPLQYSLWMDSQGEDQIWKGIKATLDDYAANIRVRGDKEFSPVYPLMLRVGSLLTENASLLQKPR comes from the exons atGGCTTCCCCAGTAATACAACAAAGACCATCAGTTCCATCATCTGCCCCATTACATAGACTATCAACATTTAAAGATAGATCATCACAATCACCGTTATCATCAACAACACCAaacatttcatcttcttctgcaaCTTTTTCTTCGTCTACACCATTTACATCAAATTCCACTACTACTACTGTTACATCTTCTCCTCTTGATTCATTCTCTACAGATCCTGTTTTTTCTGTTTTTCTATCACAAGATTTTGATTCTGCTCGTTTCTCATCACAAGCCCTAAGTTCCGGTTCAGCAGCTGCTCGTGCTGAGAAATTAGAAGAAGGGATTCGTCTTCTTGAGAAACAACTAAGATCTGAAGTTCTATCTCGTCATCATGATCTTCTTTCTCAATTATCATCACTTAAAGATGCTGAATCTGCTCTTTCCGTTGTTCGGTCTGGTATTTCTACTCTTCAATCTTCTGTTCGACGAATTCGTCAAGAAATTGCAGATCCTCATCGTCAGATTAAGGTTAAAACTATTCAACTCTCTAATATTCATCAAACCGCTGAATTTCTACAATTTACAGTTAGAGTACTTAGATTATCAAAGAAATTAAGAGATTTGATGGCAAATTCCAGTTCCGAACCAGAGAAATTAGATCTCTCTAAAGCTGCACAGTTTCATCATGAGATTCATAGTTTATGCGAAGAGAATTCACTTTCTGGAATTACAGTTATCGATGAAGAATTGGTCTGGCTTTCTGAGATTGGAAATAAGGTTAGATCAGAGGGAATGAAGGTCTTAGAAAGAGGAATGGAAGGATTGAATCAAGCTGAGGTTGGTAGTGGTTTACAAGTTTTCTATAATTTAGGCGAACTGAGAACAACTACAGATTCATTGATTAATAAGTATAAGAACCAAGGTGTGAAGAGTATAAGTGCTGTCCTAGATATGAAAGCTATATCAGCTTCAGGAGGTAATTTTGGTCCTGGAGGGATTCAGAGAAGTGGTACTCCTCAGATTGGTGGTGGAGGTAAAGCTAAAGAAGCACTTTGGAAGAGAATGAGCACTTGTATGGATCAAATTCATTCTATTGTTGTTGCAGTTTGGCATTTGCAGAGAGTTCTGTCTAAGAAAAGAGATCCATTTACTCATGTTTTGCTCCTTGATGAGGTTATGCAG GAGGGTGATCCAATTCTCACAGATCGAGTTTGGGAGGCACTTGTAAAGtctttcgcaaaccaaatgaagTCTGCTTTTACTGGGTCAAGCTTTGTGAAAGAGATATTTACTGCTGGATACCCAAAACTCTATACAATGTTAGAAAATCTTCTTGAAAGAATTTCACGCGACACAGATGTCAAAGGTGTTCTACCGGCTATTAGTTCAGAAGGAAAAGATCAAATGGTTTCTGCCATTGACTTATTTCAGACGAATTTCTTGGCTCTCTGCTTGAGTCGTCTCTCAGATCAAGTTAATAGTATATTTCCTGTTTCCAATAGGGGAAGTGTTCCCTCTAAAGATCAAATTTCAAAAATTGCACTAAGAATTCAGGAGGAGATTGAAGCTGTTAAACTAGATGGGCGCCTGACTCTACTTGTCTTGCGCGAAATTGGCAAGGTCCTGCGTCTGCTAGCACAAAGAGCTGAATACCAG ATATCAACTGGTCCTGAGGCTCGTCAAGTAACAGGGCCGGCAACTTCCGCCCAACTCAGAAACTTCACTATCTGTCAACATCTACAGGAAATTCATACACGCATATCATCAACAATGTTGACCCTACCATCTATTGCATCAGAGGTTTCATCCGACTCTTTAGGTGCCATATACGGGGTTGCATGTGATTCAGTGACGTCCTTATTCCAAGCAATGCTCGATCGTCTTGAGGCATGCATCTTACAAATTCATGACCAAAACTTCGGTGTCCATGGCATGGATGCTGTTATGGACAATAGTGCATCGCCTTACATGGAAGAACTACAGAGAAATGTTCTTCACTTCCGCAGTGAATTCCTGGTCAGATTATTATCTGCATCATCTTCAACAAATTCTCTTTCTTCAAACACAGAGACTATATGCACTAGGCTCGTTAGGACAATGGCCTCAAGGGTTTTAATATTCTTCATCAGACATGCTGCTTTAGTAAGACCCCTATCAGAGTCTGGTAAACTGAGAATGGCAAGGGACATGGCTGAATTAGAGTTAGCCGTTGGGCAAAATCTGTTTCCGGTAGAACAACTTGGTGTCCCATATCGTGCCCTTCGTGCATTTCGCCCTGTGATTTTCTTGGAGACATCTCAATTGGGTGCTTCCCCACTCCTTCAAGATTTGCCACCAAGTGTTGTACTTCATCACCTTTACTCTCGAGGACCAGATGAGTTGCAATCACCGCTTCAGAGGAACAAACTCACACCTCTGCAGTACTCATTATGGATGGATTCTCAGGGTGAAGATCAGATCTGGAAAGGCATCAAAGCAACTCTTGATGATTATGCTGCAAATATTAGGGTTAGAGGAGACAAGGAATTCAGCCCTGTTTATCCTCTTATGCTTCGAGTTGGATCGTTATTAACCGAAAATGCTTCCTTATTACAAAAGCCTCGATGA